The sequence AGTGCTCTTACACCTTGAGGCGGAACAGCATTACCAATTTGGCGACGTACCTCAGTCGTCGATCCCACAAATTCAAAAGAATCGGGGAATGACTGCAGTCTGGCGCGCTCCCGATTGGTGAGAGCGCGATTCTCCGGATAGTGGTAGCCCCATGTACCACCGCCACCAGCGGCGATGATAGTCTTCGCGGGTTCATTGCGGTCGATCCGTCGATATACGTGGCTAATCATTCCTTTAACGTAGTAAGGACTGTCCTTAGGGATATCAGTAAAATTACCACCTTCCGGAATCAAACTGATGATTTTTTTCGTCCGGTCTAGCTGCCTCAAGTGCTCATTGTTAAATTTGACCTTTTCAACTCCCTCCAACGCCTGCCCCGCTGTGAAATAGGGTTTATCCGCCCGTGGGCCATGAGTAGGTGCAGGATGCTTAAAATTGAAACCGGTGTCGACGCGAACGCCTACAATCAGTACTCGTTCCCTAAATTGCGGAACTCCATACTCCGCAAAGTTGTAGAGCATTGGCTTGACCAAGTAGCCTGGCTCCGTCGACTCAAGATCTTCAATGATCGTCCTAATAGCTTTGCGTTTGTTAGCCGTAAGCAGACCTTTAACGTTTTCAGCGACAAATACTTTCGGCCGTTTGGCTGCCACGAACTCTTGAAAATTCTTATAAAGACCGCCCCTTTCCCCATCAAGACCTGGACGCTTCCAAATAATTGAAAAATCCTGACAGGGGAAACCACCGGTCACAACATCGGCATCCGGAATTGATTCATCTTCGAATGGATCGATCTCGGTAATGTCGCCGTAAACAATATGATCACCGAGATTCTTTTTGTACG comes from Corynebacterium cystitidis and encodes:
- a CDS encoding DNA cytosine methyltransferase; translated protein: MTKSPTVVSTFTGCGGLDLGFEMEGFETVWANDFQELAVETYKKNLGDHIVYGDITEIDPFEDESIPDADVVTGGFPCQDFSIIWKRPGLDGERGGLYKNFQEFVAAKRPKVFVAENVKGLLTANKRKAIRTIIEDLESTEPGYLVKPMLYNFAEYGVPQFRERVLIVGVRVDTGFNFKHPAPTHGPRADKPYFTAGQALEGVEKVKFNNEHLRQLDRTKKIISLIPEGGNFTDIPKDSPYYVKGMISHVYRRIDRNEPAKTIIAAGGGGTWGYHYPENRALTNRERARLQSFPDSFEFVGSTTEVRRQIGNAVPPQGVRALANRLMTVFTGEYERQDLTEEIARLRSMSIEQRLKEAEAEVN